The following coding sequences lie in one Arachis stenosperma cultivar V10309 chromosome 5, arast.V10309.gnm1.PFL2, whole genome shotgun sequence genomic window:
- the LOC130979011 gene encoding scarecrow-like protein 28, translated as MLAGCSSSTLLSPRHRLRSEPSPQFHHQACHLQLPPSMSTQRLDLPACTFPRNNKVSPRPSVVTTNTNTNKPIEAKTSSYSLKQHIRLPPLATTPQVITSAPPSPFLEAKEEPFWDNNNNNNNNRSLKKRPVDNDDSFDSRAKRKKGSNSNSNSTSDNGDSSDDFMEEEGTGEGLSLSANFWLQPSSLPPFSLTCSGEEERVCFVPSEVVSAPWVESAITKITNHGEKEGEGGGSRFPPPQPSASSNTSSESQGLSLRLNENPEVGNGSGNPYHNHHHEETTAEEDEDIQEEHRGFELVSLLTACVEAIGTKNIAAINHFIAKLGDLASPRGTSSMSRICSYFTEALAIRVTRLWPHIFHITIPRELDRVVEDENGTALRLLNQITPIPKFLHFTSNEMLLRAFEGKDRVHIIDFDIKQGLQWPSLFQSLASRSNPPSHVRITGIGESKQDLNETGDRLAGFAEALNLPFEFHGVVDRLEDVRLWMLHVKENETVAVNCVFQLHKTLYDVNGGALRDFLGLIRSTNPAMVVVAEQEAEHNDMRLEARVCNSLKYYSALFDSVEHCLEGDSSARRKIEEMFGREIRNIVACEGSDRLERHEGFGKWRKMMVEQGGFRCLGVTERERVQSQLLMKMYPCDSYSVRNHSSEALSLCWMDIPLFTVSAWAPLDAAGTSSSVSQPI; from the coding sequence ATGTTGGCTGGGTGTTCTAGTTCTACATTGTTGTCACCAAGGCATAGATTGAGGAGCGAACCATCACCACAGTTTCATCATCAAGCTTGTCATCTTCAGCTACCACCTTCCATGAGCACGCAGAGATTGGACTTGCCAGCTTGCACCTTCCCAAGGAACAACAAAGTCTCACCAAGGCCTTCTGTTGTcaccaccaacaccaacaccaacaaGCCCATTGAAGCCAAGACAAGCTCTTATTCTCTCAAGCAGCACATTAGGCTTCCGCCATTGGCAACCACACCACAAGTTATCACATCTGCACCACCTTCACCCTTCCTTGAAGCCAAAGAAGAGCCCTTCtgggacaacaacaacaacaacaacaacaacaggaGCTTGAAGAAGAGGCCAGTGGATAATGACGACTCTTTTGACAGCAGAGCCAAGAGGAAGAAGGGTAGCAACAGCAACAGCAACAGCACCAGCGACAATGGCGATTCTTCCGATGATTTTATGGAAGAAGAAGGAACAGGAGAGGGTCTGAGTTTATCTGCAAACTTCTGGTTACAGCCATCTTCACTTCCTCCATTCTCTCTAACATGTTCAGGGGAGGAAGAGAGGGTGTGCTTTGTTCCAAGCGAGGTGGTTTCCGCCCCTTGGGTGGAATCCGCAATAACAAAGATAACAAACCATGGCGAGAAGGAAGGCGAGGGTGGTGGCAGCCGCTTCCCTCCGCCACAACCCTCAGCCTCCTCCAACACCTCATCAGAGAGCCAAGGTTTAAGCCTCAGGCTGAACGAGAATCCTGAAGTCGGAAACGGTTCAGGTAACCCTTACCATAACCACCACCATGAAGAAACCACCGCGGAGGAAGACGAAGATATCCAAGAGGAGCACCGTGGATTCGAGCTTGTTAGTTTACTAACCGCATGCGTTGAAGCCATTGGAACAAAGAACATCGCCGCAATCAACCATTTCATAGCGAAATTAGGAGATCTTGCTTCACCAAGAGGAACAAGTTCAATGAGCCGAATCTGTTCTTACTTCACAGAAGCCCTAGCCATAAGAGTGACGAGGCTATGGCCTCACATTTTCCACATCACCATCCCTCGGGAGCTCGATCGTGTTGTGGAAGACGAAAACGGCACCGCATTGAGGCTCTTGAACCAAATCACACCGATCCCTAAGTTCCTTCACTTCACATCCAACGAGATGCTGCTGAGAGCCTTCGAAGGCAAAGACAGAGTCCACATCATAGATTTCGACATCAAGCAAGGTCTTCAATGGCCGAGCTTGTTCCAGAGCTTGGCTTCCAGATCGAACCCTCCCAGCCACGTCAGAATCACCGGCATCGGCGAATCCAAGCAAGATCTGAACGAAACAGGTGACAGGCTCGCCGGTTTCGCGGAGGCGCTGAACCTTCCGTTCGAATTCCATGGAGTGGTGGACAGGCTGGAAGACGTGAGGCTGTGGATGCTTCACGTGAAGGAGAACGAAACGGTTGCGGTGAACTGTGTGTTCCAGCTTCACAAGACTCTGTACGACGTAAACGGCGGAGCGTTGAGAGATTTTTTGGGACTGATACGAAGCACGAACCCCGCAATGGTGGTTGTGGCGGAGCAAGAAGCAGAGCACAACGATATGAGGTTGGAGGCTAGGGTTTGCAACTCGTTGAAATACTACTCAGCGTTGTTTGACTCGGTTGAGCACTGTCTTGAAGGGGATAGCAGTGCGAGGAGGAAGATAGAGGAGATGTTTGGAAGGGAGATTAGGAACATTGTGGCTTGTGAGGGGAGTGATAGGTTGGAGAGGCATGAGGGTTTTGGGAAGTGGAGGAAGATGATGGTGGAGCAAGGAGGGTTCAGGTGCTTGGGTGTTACTGAGAGAGAAAGGGTTCAGAGCCAGTTGCTGATGAAGATGTACCCTTGTGACAGTTACAGTGTTAGGAATCATTCAAGTGAGGCTCTCAGTCTTTGTTGGATGGACATTCCTTTGTTCACTGTTTCAGCTTGGGCACCTCTTGATGCTGCAGGAACCTCTTCATCTGTTTCTCAGCCAATTTGA
- the LOC130982430 gene encoding F-box protein PP2-A12-like produces the protein MGILFSSTYARKAPPSSPTLADLPESCVASIIGYMDPPQICKLAMLNRTFRAASSADFVWESKLPPNYHVLIAEIFDQTFQNNHSKRAIYANLCRLNSLDEGNKKVWLDRSTGKLCMCISSKGLSITGVDDRRYWNRIPTEESRFHAVAYLQQTWWFEVIGEVDFPFPAGTYSLFFRIHLGRAGKRFGRRVCNTEHVHGWDKKPVRFQLWTSDGQYGSSQCFLKEPAKWSFYHAGDFTVVNGNVSTKIKFSMTQIDCTHTKGGLCLDSVLIYPSEFRKVKAFLNHSLAS, from the exons ATGGGTATCCTGTTCTCCTCGACTTACGCGCGAAAAGCACCGCCTTCGAGTCCTACTTTGGCGGATCTACCAGAGAGTTGCGTCGCTTCCATCATTGGATACATGGATCCTCCCCAGATTTGCAAGCTCGCTATGTTGAATCGCACTTTTCGCGCCGCTTCATCTGCTGATTTTGTTTGGGAATCCAAGCTCCCCCCAAACTACCATGTTCTTATCGCTGAAATCTTCGATCAAACTTTTCAAAACAATCACAGCAAAAGAGCAATCTATGCCAACCTCTGTCGCCTCAATTCGCTTGACGAAGGCAACAAG AAAGTTTGGTTGGATAGAAGCACGGGTAAGCTATGTATGTGCATATCTTCCAAGGGGCTATCTATAACGGGGGTTGATGATCGAAGATATTGGAATCGTATCCCAACCGAAGAATCTAG ATTCCATGCTGTTGCATACCTCCAGCAAACCTGGTGGTTTGAAGTCATTGGGGAAGTTGACTTTCCCTTTCCTGCCGGGACATATAGCCTATTCTTTAGAATCCATTTGGGGCGAGCTGGCAAGAGGTTCGGTCGACGAGTCTGCAACACCGAGCATGTTCATGGGTGGGACAAAAAGCCCGTTCGGTTCCAGCTATGGACTTCAGATGGGCAGTATGGTTCATCCCAATGTTTCCTGAAAGAACCTGCCAAATGGAGTTTTTATCATGCTGGCGATTTTACAGTTGTCAATGGCAATgtatcaacaaaaattaaattctctATGACTCAAATTGATTGCACACACACTAAAGGTGGTCTATGTTTAGATTCTGTGCTCATATACCCAAGTGAATTCAGAAAGGTAAAAGCATTTTTGAATCACTCCTTAGCTTCATAG